In Seonamhaeicola sp. S2-3, the genomic window TTGTTTAATTCCTGTACATTTTCATCTACATTTTTAGGTATTGATAAATCTAGAATTAAAAGCGGTTTTTCAGATTGAATAATGTGTTTGTCAATTGTTGGTCTATGCGCACCTGTGGCAACAATTAAGATATCAGAATTGCTAATTTCTTCCTGTAAATTGGCGTAATCTTTAACTACTAAATTGAACTTACCAGCAATTTTTTCGGCTTTATCTTTAGTTCTGTTAATTAAAGTAATGTGTTCGTTTTTGGTGTGTTTTACCAGGTTTTCACAAGTGTTTCTTCCTATTTTACCCGTACCAAAAAGTAAAATGTTTTTGTTTGAAACATTTTCAATACTCTTTAATATATATTGAACCGATGCAAAAGATACAGAGGTAGCACCAGATGATAACTCGGTTTCGGTTTTAATGCGTTTACTAGCCTGAATAACAGCATTAACCAAACGTTCTATAAAAGGATTTAGTAAATTGTTTTTCTTTGAAAGTATAGCGCTTGATTTAAGTTGACTTATAATTTCAAAATCACCAAGAATTTGGCTATCTAAACCAGAACCTACTTTAAACATGTGGCTAATAGCTTCTTTGTTTTTGTAAACGTAAGCCACTTTTTGAAATTCATCAACAGTGCCTTTGGTATTATCGCAAAGTAGTTTTATAAGTTGAAATGGGTGTTCTGCAAACCCATAAATTTCTGTTCTGTTGCAGGTGGAAGTTACTAACAAGCTTTCTATTTCATTTGTTTTAGCTTGTTGTAATAATGTAAGTCTTGCGTCATCACTTAAACTAAAATGACCACGTATTACGGCATCGGCTTTTTTATAACTCAAACCAATGGCGTAAAAATTTTTACTTCTTGAAATGTTATATCTGTGCATCTAGTACCTAACTACAAGTAGCAAAAATAGAATCCTCAACTTGAAAAAAATAACGCTAAAAGAACTTTTAGTGTCGTTACGAGTTTTTTAATAGAATTTCACTTATAAAAAGTTTAAATGTTATACTTTTACAGTAAAATAGGCTGTTTTGGGGGTTGTAATATAGAATGAATCTAAATAAGACTAAAGAATGAACAAAGAAATTGATGCAAAAAGTATCGCTGAAAGTACTTTTCAAGAAACAAATGTTGATGAAGGTTTTCTAGTTTTAACTTTTAAAAACGAAAAAAGTGTCGCTCAAAGTGTTGCTAAAGAGATTGATAGTGATTATATACAATTTCATTTTTGTGTAAAAGGAGCTGCTAAGTTTATGTTTAACCAAGGGCGATATGCTTTAGATATTCAAGAAGAAAGTTCTTTACTGCTCTATAATCCGCAAAGAGATCTTCCTATTAATCTATACGTAGAACCAAAATCTTGGGTTGTTTCTATTTTAATTTCTATTAAAAAATTTCACGGATTATTTTCATCAGAAGCCGATCATATCTCATTTTTAAATGATGATAACAAGGATAAAAAATATTATAAAGATGGTGTAATAACGCCATCAATGGCAATTGTATTAAACCAGCTTATCAATTACAGTTTAAACAGTTCTATTAAGCATATTTATTTTAAAGGAAAAGCTTATGAATTATTGAGTTTATACTTTAACAGAAGTGAAGATGCCGATATAGAACAATGTCCTTTTTTAGTAGATGAAGCTAACGTTATTAAAATAAGGCAAGCAAAAGATATTATTGTATCTAGAATGGCAGAACCTCCTAGTTTACAAGAATTAGCTGATGAAATAGGGCTTAGTTTAAAAAAGCTAAAAGAAGGCTTTAAACAAATTTATGGCGATTCTGTTTTTAGTTTTTTATTTGATTATAAAATGGAAGTAGCCCGTAAACTATTAGAAGCTGGAAATGATAACGTAAATGAAGTAGGCCTTAAAGTAGGCTACAGTACTGCCAGTCATTTTATTGCAGCCTTTAAGAAAAAGTATGGCACTACACCAAAAAAATATATAATGTCTTTAAGTTAACCCTTTTTGCAACATGTAAGTTTTTTATTATTCTGCTTTTTTTTATATTTTTGAGTGTAAGTCTTGTTAACTTAAAACCCCAAAGTCATGAAATTTTTAACACCAGAAATTGAAGCGTTGTACAAGCTTCATAATGGTTTTACTAATAAAAAATCTTTAGTAAGACAAAGCGCTTCATGTGGAATTTTCCAAGAGTGTGATTACTCTGAAAAAAAACCACCTACTTTCTATAAGAAAGAACAAGACTAGTTATAATTTAAATTTATAGTTGTAGCTTTTTGTTAAGAATTTGTGTTGTATTTTTACAGCATGAAAAAAGGCGTTTTACTTGTAAATTTAGGGTCTCCAGATAGTC contains:
- the hemA gene encoding glutamyl-tRNA reductase produces the protein MHRYNISRSKNFYAIGLSYKKADAVIRGHFSLSDDARLTLLQQAKTNEIESLLVTSTCNRTEIYGFAEHPFQLIKLLCDNTKGTVDEFQKVAYVYKNKEAISHMFKVGSGLDSQILGDFEIISQLKSSAILSKKNNLLNPFIERLVNAVIQASKRIKTETELSSGATSVSFASVQYILKSIENVSNKNILLFGTGKIGRNTCENLVKHTKNEHITLINRTKDKAEKIAGKFNLVVKDYANLQEEISNSDILIVATGAHRPTIDKHIIQSEKPLLILDLSIPKNVDENVQELNNVTLVHLDYLSQITDETLEKRKTYIPEAEAIIEEVKAEFNSWLETRKFAPTIKALKHKLTDFASAELDTQRKKISNFNEEQAELISNKIIQKITNHFAHHLKDDGISTDDSLELIKKVFQLEEPHKTNV
- a CDS encoding AraC family transcriptional regulator; the encoded protein is MNKEIDAKSIAESTFQETNVDEGFLVLTFKNEKSVAQSVAKEIDSDYIQFHFCVKGAAKFMFNQGRYALDIQEESSLLLYNPQRDLPINLYVEPKSWVVSILISIKKFHGLFSSEADHISFLNDDNKDKKYYKDGVITPSMAIVLNQLINYSLNSSIKHIYFKGKAYELLSLYFNRSEDADIEQCPFLVDEANVIKIRQAKDIIVSRMAEPPSLQELADEIGLSLKKLKEGFKQIYGDSVFSFLFDYKMEVARKLLEAGNDNVNEVGLKVGYSTASHFIAAFKKKYGTTPKKYIMSLS